Proteins co-encoded in one Malus domestica chromosome 09, GDT2T_hap1 genomic window:
- the LOC103442970 gene encoding cytochrome b561 and DOMON domain-containing protein At2g04850-like, whose translation MINYINLNTKHINVNKSLPTNSTSLASTLFDIQSFFPAINMLFLLSLFLLFSFPYVTFSAHCTTTTPTKTFQKCITLPTQQASIAWTFHPHNATLDLVFFGTFISPSGWVGWGINPTSAEMTGTRALIAFPDPSTGQIVVLPYLLDPTTKLQKRPLLSRPLDIHILASSATLYGGKLATVHGGASIQIFATLKLTPNRTKLHHVWNRGLYVQGYSPTIHPTTANDLSSITTFDVMSGTTATHHSNIGTLRTVHGIMNAIAWGIMLPIGAVLARYLRHIQSLGPTWFYVHAGVQLFAFFLGTVGFAIGIRLGDMSPGVQYGLHRKLGFAAFCLGALQTLALLFRPKTTNKYRKYWKSYHHLVGYACVVLGVVNVFQGFEVMGEGRSFAKLVYCLGLSTLIGVCIALEVNSWVVFCRKSKEEKMRREGIFGASDKGSGIFR comes from the coding sequence ATGATCAATTacatcaacctcaataccaaaCACATAAATGTTAACAAAAGCTTGCCAACCAATTCTACATCCCTAGCTtccactctctttgatattcaATCCTTCTTCCCAGCCATCAATATGCTCTTCCTCTTGTcccttttccttctcttttcctTTCCCTATGTCACATTTTCCGCCCactgcaccaccaccacccccacTAAAACCTTTCAAAAATGCATCACACTCCCTACCCAACAAGCCTCCATAGCATGGACTTTCCATCCCCACAATGCCACCCTAGACCTTGTTTTCTTTGGTACTTTCATATCCCCTTCCGGGTGGGTCGGGTGGGGCATCAATCCGACCTCTGCGGAAATGACTGGCACGCGTGCTCTGATCGCCTTTCCGGACCCTAGCACCGGTCAAATAGTCGTCCTCCCTTACCTCTTAGACCCAACCACAAAGCTCCAAAAACGCCCTCTCCTCTCCCGCCCTCTTGACATCCACATTCTCGCCTCGTCTGCCACCCTATACGGCGGAAAATTAGCCACCGTCCACGGCGGCGCTTCCATCCAAATATTCGCTACATTGAAACTCACGCCGAACAGGACAAAGCTCCACCACGTGTGGAACCGTGGTCTCTACGTCCAAGGCTACTCGCCGACCATACACCCAACCACCGCTAACGACCTTTCATCCATAACAACATTCGATGTCATGTCAGGCACTACGGCCACGCACCACTCCAACATTGGCACACTCAGAACAGTGCATGGCATCATGAACGCCATTGCATGGGGCATCATGCTTCCCATTGGAGCAGTGCTTGCACGCTACCTCAGGCACATACAATCATTAGGTCCCACATGGTTCTATGTGCACGCTGGGGTCCAACTGTTTGCCTTTTTCCTAGGGACTGTAGGGTTTGCTATTGGGATTAGGCTTGGGGATATGTCACCTGGGGTCCAGTATGGGCTCCACAGGAAGCTAGGGTTCGCAGCATTTTGCTTGGGAGCGCTTCAAACCCTAGCACTACTGTTTCGACCTAAAACTACAAACAAGTACAGGAAGTACTGGAAATCTTACCACCATTTAGTTGGGTATGCATGTGTGGTGCTGGGTGTGGTGAATGTTTTCCAAGGTTTTGAGGTGATGGGAGAAGGGAGGTCTTTTGCTAAGCTGGTTTATTGCTTGGGATTGTCTACACTGATTGGGGTTTGCATTGCTTTGGAGGTGAATTCTTGGGTGGTTTTTTGTAGAAAATCAAAGGAGGAGAAGATGAGGAGGGAAGGTATATTTGGAGCGTCGGATAAAGGCAGCGGAATCTTCAGATGA